A stretch of DNA from Gemella haemolysans ATCC 10379:
GCGGTGCCACTCTTTTTGATATACTAAATCTAAGAAACATACTGTCCATAATCTGTATGTAGAGGCCCGATACAAATAAAAAAGTCTTTTTATAATTTCCTAGGAAACTATAAAAAGACGAAATCAATTCCGCGTTGCCACTTTTCTTGGTATTTAGCATACCCACTCAATCTCTTTAAGGCAGAGTTACCAATTATTTAATAATTGCCTAAAAAGTGCGTTCATCTAGAAAAATTACTAACCTCACACCAACGTTAGCTCGCTAAAAATTTTTTACCAAATTACTATTCTTTTCTAAGGTTTTAGTTTTATTGTTAATTATTTTACACCTTAAGTATTTTCTTGTCAAGTAAAATATTATTATTTTTTATTTTTTTTAACTTATTTCATTTTTTTGCATATTAAAAAAAGAACTCAATGTTTGTCACTTCATTGAGTTCTATACTTATTTCGAAAAATTATTTATTTAATAGATTATACAATGTTTTAACATGTACTCCTGTAGCACCTTTTGGAAGATATTTTTCCGCTTTTGATAAATATGCTGTTCCCGCTATATCTAAGTGAATCCACGGAACATTGTTCGCTACGAAGTTTTCTATGAATAATCCCGCAGTTATTGTTCCTCCAAGTCTTCCTCCTGTGTTTTTTACATCAGCTATAGAAGATTTATTTAATTCTCTGAAGCTATCATCAGCTGGCATTTGCCATACTCTTTCTCCCGCTTCTTTCGCCGCTTTGCTTAGTTCGTTATAGAATTCTTGGTTGTTTGTTACTGCACCTGTGTAGAATTCACCTAATGCTACTAAGCATGCCCCAGTTAATGTAGCTAAGTCTATTACTTTGCTAACTTTTAATTTTTCAGTAGCATAGTATACTGAATCTGCTAAAGTAATACGCCCTTCTGCATCTGTATTTAATACTTCTACAGTTTTTCCTGAAAGTGTTGAAATTACATCACCTGGTTTATAAGAACCACCAGCTATCATGTTTTCACATGCACCAACAACTGCAATTACATTAGTTTTTAATTTTCTAGTCGCAACTAGTTTCATTGTTCCAATTACAGTTCCTGCACCACCCATATCACAGTGCATTATGTCCATACTATTAGCTGTAGGTTTAATTGAGTAACCACCTGAATCATAAGTTACACCTTTACCTACTAATCCAACTACTTCGCTTTCCTCTGGATTATTTAAGTATTTCATAACAATAAATCTTGGTTTTCTATCTGATCCACGTCCTACTGCTAATAACCCTTTTAATCCTAATTCTTCACATTGTTTTTCATCGTAAACTTCTACTTCAACACCTAATGCTGATAATTCCTTACTAGCAATATTAGCAAGAGTTTCTGGATATAAGTACTCTGCTCTTTCATTTACTAGATCACGTGAGAAGAATACTCCACTCATAATATCACGAGCTTCATTTACTACCTCTTCTAAATTCTCTAGATTTTCTTCTGTAGATAAATTAATCGTAACTTCTGGAGATTCTTTTCTATCTGATTTATACTTATCAAATTTATAAG
This window harbors:
- a CDS encoding leucyl aminopeptidase: MKFFTNKQAGVKVTPIFENEAYESKLLEYTKERELFSGKLNEVYANLPFNGEKEILLGLGKKEELVEDKVREVFFKLVKVLESNKELEVFVTLPKVESVSTEKLVNAAVEGALHATYKFDKYKSDRKESPEVTINLSTEENLENLEEVVNEARDIMSGVFFSRDLVNERAEYLYPETLANIASKELSALGVEVEVYDEKQCEELGLKGLLAVGRGSDRKPRFIVMKYLNNPEESEVVGLVGKGVTYDSGGYSIKPTANSMDIMHCDMGGAGTVIGTMKLVATRKLKTNVIAVVGACENMIAGGSYKPGDVISTLSGKTVEVLNTDAEGRITLADSVYYATEKLKVSKVIDLATLTGACLVALGEFYTGAVTNNQEFYNELSKAAKEAGERVWQMPADDSFRELNKSSIADVKNTGGRLGGTITAGLFIENFVANNVPWIHLDIAGTAYLSKAEKYLPKGATGVHVKTLYNLLNK